In the genome of Hymenobacter cellulosivorans, one region contains:
- a CDS encoding glycoside hydrolase family 43 protein, with the protein MKNTFLVALLGFGASLAVRAQNPIIKDVFTADPAPLVYRDTLFLYTGHDTASVQETNYKMPDWRIYSTTDMVHWKDYGTRLSPKTFSWATGDAYAAQCVYHKGKFYWFVSTFHKKDDNSQGGAAIGVAVSDRPTGPFKDAIGKALIVNEMTKDKPHAWDDIDPTVFVDDDQQVYLYWGNLSCRWVKLKDNMTELAGPINVITPKNYIEGPWVYKRQKLYYLVYAGAGTKPEMIEYCTAPSAAGPWTYRGIIQENVPNSFTTHPGIIDYKGKSYFFYHNGSLPTGGSYRRSICVDDLRYNPDGTIQPIVQTVKGVAPAK; encoded by the coding sequence ATGAAAAATACCTTCCTCGTCGCCCTGCTAGGCTTTGGGGCCTCCCTGGCCGTGCGGGCGCAAAACCCCATTATCAAAGACGTATTTACGGCCGACCCAGCGCCGCTGGTGTACCGCGACACGCTATTTCTGTATACCGGCCACGATACGGCTTCGGTGCAGGAAACCAACTACAAGATGCCCGACTGGCGCATCTATTCCACCACCGACATGGTGCACTGGAAAGACTACGGCACGCGCCTCTCGCCCAAAACTTTCTCCTGGGCCACCGGCGATGCCTACGCGGCGCAGTGCGTGTATCACAAGGGCAAGTTTTACTGGTTTGTGTCGACGTTTCACAAGAAAGACGACAACAGCCAGGGTGGCGCGGCCATTGGGGTAGCCGTATCGGACCGGCCCACCGGCCCGTTCAAGGATGCTATTGGCAAGGCGCTCATCGTGAATGAAATGACTAAGGACAAGCCCCACGCCTGGGACGATATAGACCCCACGGTTTTCGTGGACGACGACCAGCAGGTGTACCTGTACTGGGGCAACTTAAGCTGCCGCTGGGTGAAGCTCAAGGACAACATGACCGAGCTGGCCGGCCCCATCAACGTCATTACGCCCAAGAACTACATCGAAGGCCCTTGGGTGTACAAGCGTCAGAAACTGTACTACCTCGTGTACGCCGGCGCCGGTACCAAGCCCGAAATGATAGAGTACTGTACTGCTCCCAGCGCCGCCGGGCCCTGGACGTACCGGGGCATCATCCAGGAAAACGTGCCCAACAGCTTCACGACCCATCCTGGTATTATCGACTACAAGGGCAAGAGCTATTTCTTCTATCACAACGGCTCCCTGCCCACCGGCGGCAGCTACCGGCGCTCCATCTGCGTGGACGACCTGCGCTATAACCCCGACGGCACCATTCAGCCCATCGTGCAAACCGTCAAGGGTGTAGCGCCCGCCAAATAG
- a CDS encoding alpha/beta hydrolase-fold protein produces MRNIVPAILSVVVLSVSSAFAQKMAMEAPKGFDQPTAGIAAGRIDSISYTSKTVGTVRKALVYTPPGYSKRKEYPVLYLLHGIGGDEKEWLKGGRPQVILDNLYAAGKLKPMLVVMPNGRAMKDDRPIGNIYGPDKVAAFANFEKDLLTDLIPYIEKTYPALKSRENRAVAGLSMGGGQSLNFGLGNLDKFAWVGGFSSAPNTKLPEQLVPDPAKATKQLKLLWVSCGDQDGLLPISQRTHDYLYEHKVPHVYYLEAGGHDFKVWKNGLYMFSQFLFKPVDVAALPTYTVLGAPAATNVRNAKYPQILPDNRAVFRLKAPGVQQAQLDMGRKYDMVKDSSGTWTVTTDTLSLGLHYYSLVLDGLPIADPASDTFYGMGRMASGIEIPGRGTSFYALKDVPHGEMRMKRYYSKVTNSWRQLYVYTPAGYDANTAAKYPVLYLLHGGGEDETGWARQGKADLILDNLIAEKKAKPMLVVMLDGNMGGPGGLAGFNEGTLKRFEDELKQTVLPVVESNYRVAAGANNRALAGLSMGGLQTLYAGIKNTDMFAHLGVFSSGFFANNTALSDPQYAFMKANAGTINTNLKQLWLSMGGPEDIAYANNKVMRAKMDELGIKYMYSEYPGGHTWPVWRHDLYLFAQGLF; encoded by the coding sequence ATGAGAAACATAGTCCCCGCCATCCTGAGTGTTGTGGTGCTGAGCGTGAGCAGCGCATTTGCCCAAAAAATGGCCATGGAAGCTCCCAAGGGCTTCGACCAGCCCACGGCCGGTATTGCCGCTGGCAGAATAGACAGCATCAGCTACACCTCGAAAACCGTGGGAACAGTGCGCAAGGCCCTGGTATACACGCCGCCGGGGTACTCCAAACGGAAGGAGTACCCGGTGCTCTACCTGCTGCACGGCATAGGCGGCGACGAAAAAGAGTGGCTGAAAGGAGGGCGCCCGCAGGTGATTCTGGATAATCTGTACGCGGCGGGCAAACTCAAGCCCATGCTGGTGGTGATGCCCAACGGCCGGGCCATGAAGGACGACCGGCCCATTGGCAATATCTACGGGCCGGATAAGGTAGCCGCGTTTGCCAACTTTGAGAAGGACCTGCTGACCGACCTCATTCCCTACATCGAGAAGACGTATCCGGCGCTTAAGAGCCGCGAGAACCGGGCCGTGGCTGGCCTGTCGATGGGAGGGGGGCAGTCGTTGAATTTTGGGCTGGGTAACCTGGATAAATTTGCCTGGGTAGGCGGCTTTTCGTCGGCCCCCAACACCAAACTACCCGAGCAGCTGGTGCCCGACCCCGCCAAAGCCACCAAGCAGCTCAAGCTCCTCTGGGTTTCCTGCGGCGACCAGGACGGCCTGCTGCCCATCAGCCAGCGCACCCACGACTACCTCTACGAGCACAAGGTGCCACATGTGTACTACCTGGAAGCTGGCGGGCACGACTTTAAAGTCTGGAAAAACGGGCTGTACATGTTCTCGCAGTTCCTATTTAAGCCCGTCGATGTGGCCGCGCTGCCTACCTACACCGTGCTGGGCGCACCGGCCGCCACCAACGTGCGCAACGCCAAGTACCCCCAGATACTTCCCGATAACCGCGCCGTGTTTCGCCTGAAAGCGCCCGGCGTGCAGCAAGCCCAACTAGACATGGGCCGCAAGTACGACATGGTGAAGGACAGCAGCGGTACCTGGACTGTGACCACCGATACGCTGAGCCTGGGCCTACACTATTATTCCCTGGTGCTCGACGGCCTGCCCATCGCCGACCCCGCCAGCGACACCTTCTACGGTATGGGCCGCATGGCCAGCGGCATCGAGATTCCGGGCCGCGGCACCAGCTTTTACGCCCTGAAAGATGTGCCCCACGGCGAGATGCGGATGAAGCGGTATTATTCGAAAGTCACCAATTCGTGGCGGCAGTTGTACGTGTATACGCCAGCCGGCTACGATGCCAATACGGCCGCCAAATACCCCGTGCTCTACCTGCTGCACGGCGGGGGCGAAGACGAAACTGGTTGGGCCCGGCAAGGCAAAGCCGATCTGATTCTGGACAACCTGATTGCCGAGAAAAAGGCCAAACCCATGCTCGTGGTGATGCTAGACGGCAATATGGGTGGTCCTGGTGGCCTAGCAGGCTTCAACGAGGGTACGCTGAAGCGCTTTGAAGACGAGCTAAAGCAAACCGTGCTGCCGGTAGTGGAAAGCAACTACCGGGTGGCGGCGGGAGCCAATAACCGGGCGCTGGCAGGCCTATCGATGGGTGGCCTACAAACACTTTATGCCGGCATCAAGAACACAGACATGTTTGCTCACCTGGGCGTGTTCAGCTCGGGCTTTTTTGCCAATAATACGGCCTTGTCTGACCCGCAGTACGCGTTTATGAAAGCCAATGCGGGCACCATCAATACCAACCTGAAGCAGCTGTGGCTCTCAATGGGCGGGCCCGAAGATATTGCCTACGCCAACAACAAGGTGATGCGGGCCAAAATGGATGAGCTAGGCATTAAGTACATGTACAGCGAGTACCCCGGCGGCCACACTTGGCCCGTGTGGCGCCACGATTTGTACCTGTTTGCGCAAGGGCTGTTTTAA
- a CDS encoding family 43 glycosylhydrolase — MLHNKLPYLLSGLVLLLGGAAQAQNPFITSQFTADPTARVFNGRVYVYPSHDIPAAPGRGRAGWFVMEDYHVFSSANLTDWTDHGVIVTQNKVPWVKPDSYSMWAPDCIARNGKYYFYFPTTPKDTTINKGFTVGVAVADKPTGPFVPEPQPIKGVRGIDPNVLIDKDGQAYLYWSEGNIYAAKLKPNMLELASEPVTLGELPTKGLKEGPFVFERKGIYYLTYPHVENKTERLEYATSISPLGPFTVKGVIMDESPTGCWTNHHSLLELNNQWYLFYHHNDLSPAFDKNRSVRMDSLFFEPNGAIRKVVPTLRGVGLTDARQKIQLDRYSRLSSRGASIAFLDPANAFQGWKTVFADNQGWVQYNGVAFGKLALKTVTLRVQAAAGATVQLRTDGATGPMLAQVAVPKGDQWQEVKAPVAAFKPGTHALVVSSKTNTPVAIDWVKFE, encoded by the coding sequence ATGCTACATAATAAGCTGCCGTATCTGTTGAGCGGGCTGGTTCTCCTGCTGGGAGGTGCTGCGCAGGCCCAGAACCCGTTTATTACCAGCCAGTTTACGGCCGACCCCACGGCGCGGGTGTTCAACGGGCGGGTGTACGTGTACCCCTCGCACGATATTCCGGCCGCGCCCGGCCGGGGGCGGGCCGGCTGGTTTGTGATGGAAGACTACCACGTGTTTTCATCGGCTAACCTCACCGACTGGACCGACCACGGCGTCATCGTGACCCAGAATAAGGTGCCTTGGGTGAAGCCCGACAGCTACAGCATGTGGGCGCCCGACTGCATTGCCCGCAACGGCAAATACTACTTCTACTTTCCCACTACCCCCAAGGATACCACCATCAACAAGGGCTTTACGGTGGGGGTGGCCGTGGCGGATAAGCCCACCGGCCCCTTCGTGCCGGAGCCCCAGCCCATCAAGGGCGTGCGCGGCATCGACCCCAACGTGCTGATTGACAAGGACGGACAGGCTTACCTATACTGGTCGGAGGGCAACATCTACGCCGCTAAACTCAAGCCGAACATGCTGGAGCTGGCTTCGGAGCCCGTTACGCTGGGCGAGCTGCCCACCAAAGGCCTGAAAGAAGGCCCGTTTGTGTTTGAGCGCAAGGGCATCTACTACCTCACGTATCCGCACGTGGAGAACAAGACGGAGCGCCTCGAATACGCTACCAGCATCAGCCCGCTGGGCCCGTTCACGGTGAAGGGTGTCATCATGGACGAGTCGCCGACGGGCTGCTGGACCAATCACCACTCCCTGCTGGAGCTCAACAACCAGTGGTACCTGTTCTACCACCACAACGACTTGTCGCCGGCCTTCGACAAGAACCGCTCGGTTCGAATGGACAGCTTGTTTTTCGAGCCCAACGGGGCCATCCGCAAAGTGGTGCCTACCCTGCGCGGCGTAGGCCTGACTGATGCCCGCCAGAAAATCCAACTAGACCGCTACAGCCGCCTGAGCAGCCGCGGCGCTTCCATTGCCTTTCTGGACCCGGCCAACGCCTTCCAAGGCTGGAAAACCGTGTTTGCCGATAACCAAGGCTGGGTGCAGTACAACGGCGTAGCCTTTGGCAAACTGGCCCTTAAAACAGTAACCCTACGTGTGCAGGCCGCCGCCGGCGCCACAGTCCAGCTGCGCACCGACGGGGCCACGGGCCCCATGCTAGCCCAGGTAGCCGTGCCGAAGGGCGACCAGTGGCAGGAGGTAAAAGCACCTGTAGCAGCCTTCAAGCCCGGCACCCATGCACTGGTCGTTTCTTCCAAAACCAACACGCCCGTGGCCATTGACTGGGTCAAGTTTGAGTAA
- a CDS encoding glycoside hydrolase family 43 protein, translating into MPYSLKRSAFVLGLVLATASVLPLAAQVRPAQNPVIFADVPDLSMIRVGKTYYMSSTTMHMSPGVPIMKSTDLVNWQLVSYASDTLGSQDELTLTNGKSTYGRGSWASSLRFHQGTYYVSTFAQTTGKTYVYSTKNIEKGPWKVASFKPSYHDHSLFFDDDGRVYLVYGAGKLRLIELTADASGVKPGTTEQVLIENASAPSGPNINLQAEGSQLFKIKGKYYLFNIVWPRDGMRTVVVHRADKLTGPYEGRVALQDLGVAQGGLIDTPDGRWFSYLFRDYGAVGRIPYLVPVTWTDGWPVLGSPAGKVPQTLPLPPSKGLIPGLVASDEFNRRKGEPTLPLVWQWNHNPENSLWSLTDRAGYLRLKTGRVDTTFLLARNTLTQRTIGPTCAGTTALEVSHLKEGDFAGLALLQKRYGLVGVDYRNGAKSIVMISAESEKPVELQRLPLKQNTVYFKAECDFTERKDVATFYYSLDGKAWKAIGAPLKMAYTLPHFMGYRFGLFTYATKTAGGYADFDYFRIADTTTGTK; encoded by the coding sequence ATGCCTTACTCCCTAAAGCGAAGTGCTTTCGTCCTCGGATTAGTCCTTGCCACAGCTTCTGTTTTGCCGCTCGCTGCGCAAGTGAGGCCGGCGCAAAACCCGGTCATCTTCGCCGATGTGCCGGACCTGTCCATGATTCGGGTGGGCAAGACGTACTACATGAGCAGCACCACCATGCACATGAGTCCGGGCGTGCCCATTATGAAGTCTACGGACTTGGTGAACTGGCAGCTGGTCAGCTACGCCTCTGACACGCTGGGGAGCCAGGATGAATTGACGCTGACCAACGGTAAGAGCACCTACGGCCGGGGCTCGTGGGCAAGCAGCCTGCGGTTTCACCAAGGCACGTATTACGTCTCGACCTTTGCCCAGACGACCGGCAAAACCTACGTGTATTCCACCAAGAATATCGAAAAGGGCCCCTGGAAAGTCGCGTCGTTTAAGCCCAGCTACCACGACCATTCCTTGTTTTTTGACGATGATGGCCGCGTGTACCTGGTGTATGGTGCCGGCAAGCTGCGACTGATTGAGCTGACGGCCGATGCCTCCGGCGTGAAGCCCGGCACCACGGAGCAGGTACTTATTGAAAATGCCAGCGCTCCGTCCGGCCCCAATATCAATCTGCAAGCGGAAGGCTCCCAGCTGTTTAAGATCAAGGGCAAGTACTACCTCTTCAATATAGTGTGGCCCAGGGACGGTATGCGTACCGTGGTGGTGCACCGCGCCGACAAACTCACCGGCCCCTACGAAGGGCGGGTGGCGCTGCAAGACCTGGGCGTGGCCCAGGGTGGTCTCATCGACACACCCGATGGCCGGTGGTTTTCCTACCTGTTCCGCGACTACGGCGCCGTGGGCCGCATTCCATACCTGGTGCCCGTGACGTGGACCGATGGCTGGCCGGTGCTGGGAAGCCCGGCCGGCAAGGTGCCCCAAACGTTGCCCTTACCGCCCAGCAAAGGCCTGATACCTGGCCTAGTGGCCTCGGATGAGTTTAACCGGCGCAAGGGTGAGCCCACCCTGCCGCTGGTGTGGCAGTGGAATCACAATCCCGAAAATTCCCTCTGGTCACTTACCGACCGCGCGGGCTACCTGCGCCTGAAAACCGGCCGCGTAGACACCACGTTTCTGCTAGCCCGCAACACGCTAACCCAACGCACCATCGGGCCCACCTGTGCTGGCACGACTGCCCTGGAGGTGTCGCACCTCAAGGAAGGTGACTTTGCTGGCCTAGCCCTGCTGCAAAAACGGTATGGCCTAGTGGGGGTAGATTACCGCAACGGCGCAAAATCCATCGTCATGATTAGCGCCGAGTCGGAAAAGCCCGTGGAGCTGCAACGCCTGCCGCTCAAGCAAAATACCGTCTATTTCAAAGCGGAATGCGACTTTACGGAGCGCAAGGACGTGGCCACGTTCTACTATAGCCTCGACGGGAAAGCCTGGAAAGCCATTGGCGCGCCGCTCAAGATGGCCTACACGCTGCCGCATTTTATGGGCTACCGGTTTGGGCTCTTTACCTACGCCACTAAGACGGCTGGCGGCTACGCCGACTTCGACTATTTCCGCATTGCGGATACCACTACCGGAACCAAGTAA